A region of Vigna radiata var. radiata cultivar VC1973A chromosome 6, Vradiata_ver6, whole genome shotgun sequence DNA encodes the following proteins:
- the LOC106763062 gene encoding probable serine/threonine-protein kinase PBL21, with translation MSFCSDHTKGASNEHVSSAVGNDSSENKRLKFKALLRKTMWNFALACVGVDPCGGSNDHNGQRKTTSEHNKAWLLAESGAELATADPQSVHSSFRFSFCSQVEVESFNMSSSASAAAAATFLMVNLECESQVKEMKWRIHSLEKSMSPVFNPLIRFSYDEILSATRNFSKGRVLGRGALSCVYRGRVGFWRTAVAIKRLDKEDKECAKAFCRELMIASSLHNTNVVPLVGFCIDSEEGLFLVYKYVSGGSLEHHLHGKKKSLKGSSPLPWSVRYQVAIGIAEAVAYLHNGTERCVVHRDIKPSNILLSSKKIPKLCDFGLASWTPAPSVPFLCKTVKGTFGYLAPEYFQHGKVSDKTDVYALGVVLLELLTGRKPIEAKRPPGEENLVIWAKPLLRKGKGAIQELLDPQVKYNSSYTDQMARMVDAAAACVTNEESRRPSIGEIVAILKGEVEPVLSRRRKSGYLGNGFVIDYYPQLQQTNNEMKSHLALAMLGVPECEDDDFLYGR, from the exons ATGAGTTTCTGTTCTGATCACACCAAGGGTGCTTCCAATGAACATGTTTCCTCTGCAGTTGGAAATGACTCTTCTGAGAACAAAAGGCTCAAATTCAAGGCCCTTTTGAGAAAAACCATGTGGAACTTTGCCTTGGCGTGTGTTGGTGTTGATCCTTGTGGTGGCAGCAACGACCATAATGGTCAAAGGAAGACAACTTCGGAGCATAACAAGGCGTGGTTGCTGGCGGAGTCTGGAGCAGAATTGGCTACTGCTGACCCTCAATCGGTTCACTCATCTTTCAGGTTCAGTTTCTGCTCTCAGGTTGAGGTTGAGTCCTTCAACATGAGCTCTTCTGCTTCTGCTGCTGCCGCTGCAACCTTTTTGATGGTAAATTTGGAATGTGAATCTCAAGTTAAGGAGATGAAATGGAGAATACATTCGCTGGAGAAAAGCATGTCTCCAGTCTTCAACCCTTTGATCAGGTTCAGCTATGATGAAATTCTATCAGCCACTCGCAATTTCTCCAAAG GGAGAGTGTTGGGGAGAGGTGCCTTGAGCTGTGTTTATAGAGGAAGAGTTGGGTTTTGGAGAACTGCTGTTGCTATTAAAAGGTTGGACAAGGAAGACAAAGAGTGTGCTAAGGCGTTTTGTAGAGAATTGATGATTGCTAGTTCTCTTCATAACACAAATGTTGTTCCTCTTGTGGGATTTTGTATTGACTCAGAAGAGGGTTTGTTTTTGGTATACAAGTATGTGTCTGGGGGAAGCTTAGAGCATCACTTGCATG ggaagaagaaaagtttgaaGGGTAGTTCTCCACTTCCATGGTCCGTGAGATATCAAGTTGCAATTGGGATTGCAGAAGCCGTGGCTTATCTGCATAATGGAACAGAAAGATGTGTTGTTCATAGAGACATTAAGCCTTCAAACATTCTTCTCTCCTCTAAGAAGATTCCCAAG TTATGTGATTTTGGATTAGCTTCATGGACTCCAGCCCCATCAGTTCCTTTTCTTTGCAAAACAGTGAAAGGAACATTTGG TTATTTGGCACCTGAGTATTTCCAACATGGGAAAGTATCAGATAAGACCGATGTTTATGCTTTGGGAGTTGTTTTATTGGAACTCTTAACTGGCCGCAAGCCAATTGAAGCAAAAAGACCCCCTGGAGAGGAAAACTTGGTGATCTGG GCTAAACCTTTGCTCAGGAAAGGGAAAGGAGCGATTCAAGAGTTGCTTGATCCTCAAGTCAAGTACAACTCGAGTTACACAGATCAAATGGCTCGGATGGTGGATGCAGCAGCTGCCTGTGTTACAAATGAAGAATCTAGGAGGCCAAGCATAGGTGAGATTGTTGCAATACTGAAAGGTGAAGTTGAACCTGTGCTCTCTAGAAGAAGGAAGTCTGGTTATCTTGGTAATGGGTTTGTGATTGATTATTACCCTCAGttacaacaaacaaacaatgaGATGAAAAGTCACTTGGCCTTGGCAATGCTAGGAGTTCCAGAGTGTGAGGATGATGATTTTCTCTACGGTCGTTGA
- the LOC106763134 gene encoding double-stranded RNA-binding protein 7: MPSSPSGASSLPSLTAPVPVPFHSSGPAMYKNHLQEFSLRSGNEFPVYQTINEGVLHTPKFRSTVRVAGMTYTSKSTFPQKKAAEQDVARLALESILEKTRKDGPSLVSEISPLCKSIINEYATKLHIEGPSYNTVQQQHSGGVLPVFTSSLVFNGTSYTGDHAKTKKEAEQSAAQAAILSIMGDSRSGSKLIEIIKSKSIFYEAIKAKGLPLLQASEVLQTPNSKDISVTLLDPKKEVKLDSVVDKSEVKVEHTKSSEINSTCEKQESSLQATLPLQSGSAHSIGNDLSSERQESSLQATPPLQPDSAHSIDNDLSSKRRRRNKKKANKKQRLESSLPNTGLPMNEAPPSTSVP; the protein is encoded by the exons ATGCCTTCGTCTCCTTCCGGCGCTTCTTCACTTCCTTCACTTACGGCTCCCGTTCCCGTTCCTTTTCATTCTTCCG GACCTGCAATGTACAAGAATCATTTGCAAGAGTTTTCATTAAGGTCCGGCAATGAATTTCCTGTGTATCAAACCATCAATGAGGGAGTGCTGCATACTCCAAAGTTTAGGTCGACTGTGCGGGTGGCTGGGATGACTTATACTTCCAAATCTACATTTCCCCAGAAAAAAGCGGCTGAACAGGATGTAGCTAGACTTGCTCTAGAGTCTATCCTTGAGAAGACTAGAAAAGATGGACCCTCTCTTGTGAGTGAG ATTTCTCCATTATGCAAGTCTATCATAAATGAATATGCTACTAAATTGCATATTGAGGGACCTTCATACAACACTGTTCAGCAACAACACTCAGGAGGTGTACTTCCGGTTTTCACATCATCTTTAGTTTTCAATGGTACAAGTTACACGGGTGATCATGCTAAAACCAAAAAGGAAGCTGAGCAGTCGGCAGCACAAGCTGCTATTCTTTCAATTATGG GTGATTCTAGATCTGGATCTAAGCTCATTGAAATAATTAAGTCGAAGTCTATATTTTATGAAGCAATCAAAGCGAAGGGTCTACCTCTATTACAGGCTAGTGAAGTGTTACAAACACCAAATTCAAAAGATATCTCTGTAACACTGCTGGATCCTAAAAAGGAAGTAAAACTAGATTCTGTGGTTGATAAAAGTGAAGTTAAAGTTGAGCATACCAAATCTTCTGAAATTAATTCTACATGTGAAAAGCAAGAATCTTCCCTTCAAGCCACCCTGCCTTTGCAATCAGGTTCTGCACATTCCATTGGTAATGATTTAAGTTCAGAAAGGCAAGAATCCTCCCTTCAAGCCACTCCACCTTTGCAACCAGATTCAGCACATTCCATTGATAATGATTTAAGTTCAAAAAGGCGGAGGAGGAACAAGAAGAAGGCTAATAAGAAGCAACGGTTGGAATCTTC GTTACCGAATACTGGACTTCCTATGAACGAAGCCCCTCCTAGCACTTCAGTTCCTTGA
- the LOC106764568 gene encoding putative transcription factor bHLH086, which produces MALSLTSHGVSEYQKCGVEEEDGSQSTNGFSNDSASAITQSLINFKADEFSSLMQGSESFLSFQQSWMFSKESNLHEGCNQWNHVSPKNNTTDMRLVQNFSCSETATCYSSIITGAKDKKQCESSSSGWLYSEPNVHSSSLNESAAQESVLRKRSFMGETMQAANNAKKPCTTASKATKPKTSPSKDPQSVAAKNRRERISERLKILQELVPNGSKVDLVTMLEKAISYVKFLQLQVKVLAADEFWPVQGGKAPDISQVRQAIDSILSSQR; this is translated from the exons ATGGCACTCTCTTTGACATCTCATGGGGTCAGTGAGTACCAAAAATGTGGGGTTGAAGAGGAAGATGGTTCACAAAGTACTAATGGTTTCAGCAATGATTCAGCTTCAGCCATAACTCAATCTCTGATTAACTTCAAAGCCGACGAGTTCAGCAGCCTCATGCAAGGTAGTGAGTCTTTTCTTAGCTTTCAGCAGAGCTGGATGTTTTCCAAAGAGAGTAATTTGCATGAAGGTTGCAACCAATGGAACCATGTTAGTCCCAAAAACAACACTACAGACATGCGCCTAGTCCAAAACTTCAGCTGCTCTGAAACTGCTACTTGCTATAGCTCCATAATCACTGGTGcaaaagataagaaacaatGTGAAAGTTCATCTTCTGGGTGGCTATACTCAGAACCAAATGTCCATAGTTCTAGCCTGAATGAGTCAGCAGCACAAGAATCGGTCTTGAGAAAGCGATCTTTTATG GGAGAGACCATGCAAGCTGCCAATAACGCCAAGAAGCCTTGCACAACTGCAAGTAAAGCAACAAAACCAAAGACAAGCCCTTCTAAGGATCCTCAAAGTGTCGCTGCCAAG aatagaagagagagaataaGTGAGCGGCTTAAGATACTCCAAGAACTGGTCCCCAACGGCTCCAAG GTTGATTTGGTTACCATGTTGGAGAAAGCAATTAGTTATGTAAAGTTTCTTCAGCTGCAAGTGAAG GTGTTGGCAGCTGATGAATTTTGGCCTGTCCAAGGTGGAAAAGCTCCTGACATTTCTCAAGTAAGACAAGCCATCGattccattctttcatctcAAAGATGA